A window from Cryptomeria japonica chromosome 1, Sugi_1.0, whole genome shotgun sequence encodes these proteins:
- the LOC131060841 gene encoding uncharacterized protein LOC131060841 — protein sequence MASSTPRATPRSGRQRDKAWKYGIAGSKKGEVTCTECTRWMTGGINRLKYHLAQIPGYGVEACSKSTPEIIREMKAILAENDMHKEERQKTREAIAAAMNPTLSTSGPIGHSRGRQSLSSFGDNEGEASGTPVRSDPNFFVPRNVPGAQPSLEGIGWNKEKHEQARIAASNFWFYNNLSFNAANNVYWESFVNACTVAGKGFKAPTGYDFSGPLLEKAVKNTEGVVDDQKRYWKRKGCSILSDGWTDGRNRTLLNFLVASNGAMVFIKSVDASNEIKNAETLCNLLDGVVREVGVENVVQIITDNAAAYVSAGRMLMQRHPSITWSPCAAHCLDLVLEDIGKIGWVKKVVEDAKSVTKFIYNHTWVLALMRKYTNGKDLVRPGVTRFASHFITLQSILSAIPHLKQMFVSDAWLGSAYSKRPEAEKIATIVFDDGFNKNGEELTAVTEPLVRVLRMVDGEGMPMGFIYEAMDRAKEAISHYYHGNARKCEIFWRIIDRRWTNQLHQPIHAFAYFLNPKFYFSDSFRADEEVMAGVITCIDKMTPDPELRDKVLDELEIYKSAEGRLFSSQLAIDRRGKQQPDLWWENYGAGTPNLQKIAIRVLSQPCSASGCERNWSVFESIHTKKRNRLSQKRLNDLVFVRYNLRLRVRQVEGVSHEAIDLDEIDPYGDWTMNEQNDGDDVLLTEEEIAEIERGAAQDAEGARLDEDEDEDEDDDEDYDFEEDSSHHLDTTTPTATTSSSRPEKLSYIRKNTKRKM from the exons atggcaagttcaactccaagggcaaccccaaggtcaggaagacaaagagataaagcttggaaatatgggattgcaggaagcaaaaagggggaggtcacttgcaccgaatgcacaagatggatgactggtggaatcaatagattaaaataccaccttgcacaaatacctggatatggtgtggaggcatgctccaaatcaactcctgaaattattagagagatgaaggccattcttgctgagaatgatatgcataaggaagaaaggcaaaaaacaagagaagccatagcagctgcaatgaatcccacattgtccacttcgggtcccattggtcatagtcggggtcgtcagtcactttcatcttttggtgacaatgagggtgaggctagtggcactcctgttagatcagaccctaatttttttgtaccacgcaatgttccaggtgcacaaccttcacttgaaggtatagGATGGAATaaagagaagcatgaacaagcacggatagcagcttcaaacttttggttttacaataatctatctttcaatgcagcaaacaatgtgtattgggaaagttttgttaatgcatgtacagtggcgggtaaggggtttaaggccccaacaggttatgacttcagtgggccattgctagagaaagctgtgaaaaatacagaaggtgtggttgatgatcagaaaaggtattggaagagaaaaggatgcagcattttatctgatggatggacagatggacggaataggactcttctcaacttcttggtggcttcaaatggtgcaatggtattcataaagtctgttgatgcctcaaatgaaataaaaaatgcagagactttgtgtaatctgttggatggtgtggttcgggaagttggagttgagaatgttgtccaaattatcacggacaacgcagctgcatatgtatctgcaggtagaatgcttatgcaaaggcatccttcgattacatggagtccttgtgctgcacattgcttggacttggtgctagaggacattgggaagattggatgggtgaagaaggtggttgaagatgcaaaaagtgtcaccaaattcatctacaaccatacttgggtgcttgctttgatgagaaaatacacaaatggcaaggaccttgtgcgacctggagtgacacgatttgctagccacttcatcactttgcagagcattcttagtgccattcctcatcttaagcagatgtttgtgtcagatgcttggttggggtctgcatactccaaaagacctgaagcagagaagattgCGACCATTGTTTTTGATGATGGGTTCAATAAAAAtggagaggagttgactgcg gtgacagaacctttggtgagggttcttcgtatggtggatggagagggcatgccaatgggtttcatttatgaggccatggatagggccaaagaggccatttcacattactatcatggaaatgcaagaaaatgtgaaatcttttggcgcatcattgatcgtaggtggacaaaccaactccaccaaccgatacatgccttcgcctactttttgaacccgaaattctacttctctgattcatttagggctgatgaggaggtcatggcaggtgttattacatgcattgataagatgacacctgatcctgagttgagagacaaggttcttgatgagttggag atctacaaaagtgcagaggggagactcttctcatcacaactagcaattgataggagaggaaaacaacaaccag atttatggtgggagaattatggtgccggcacgcctaatcttcaaaagatagctatccgtgttttgtctcagccatgcagtgcttctgggtgtgaacgaaattggagtgtctttgaaagcattcacacaaagaagagaaatagattgtcacaaaagcggctcaatgatctagtatttgttcggtacaaccttcgccttcgagttagacaggtggagggtgtttcacatgaggccattgacttggatgaaattgatccatatggtgattggaccatgaatgaacaaaatgatggtgatgatgtcctccttaccgaagaagaaattgcagaaatagagagaggagcagcacaagatgcagaaggagcaagattggatgaagatgaggacgaagatgaggatgatgatgaggactatGACTTTGAAGAAGactcatctcaccatttagataccacaacacccactgctactacttctagctcaaggcctgaaaaattgagctatattaggaaaaatacaaagaggaagatgtag